A single region of the Cronobacter condimenti 1330 genome encodes:
- a CDS encoding metal-dependent hydrolase has protein sequence MTRRFIDTHCHFDFPPFTGDEAASLTLAAGAGVEHIIVPAVEAARFATVLDLAQRYPALWAAIGLHPVFISNHNDASLALLEHHLQQQADKLVAIGEIGLDLYMENPLFERQEALLNAQLRLAKRYELPVILHSRRTHDKLAMLLKRHALPCTGVVHGFAGSLQQAQRFIDLGYCIGVGGTITYPRAQKTRDVIAKLPLSSLLLETDAPDMPLNGWQGQPNRPERVNGIFDVLCELRPEPPDVIVNTVLENTRTRFPRLKM, from the coding sequence ATGACGCGACGCTTTATCGACACGCACTGCCATTTTGATTTCCCGCCGTTTACCGGTGATGAAGCGGCAAGCCTGACGCTTGCTGCCGGGGCGGGGGTCGAACATATTATTGTGCCCGCCGTAGAGGCTGCGCGCTTTGCGACGGTATTGGATCTGGCGCAGCGCTACCCGGCGCTATGGGCGGCTATTGGCCTGCATCCTGTCTTTATCAGCAACCATAATGACGCGAGCCTGGCGTTGCTTGAGCATCACCTGCAACAGCAGGCGGATAAACTGGTGGCGATAGGCGAGATTGGGCTTGATCTCTATATGGAAAATCCACTGTTCGAGCGACAGGAAGCGCTCCTCAACGCCCAGTTGCGGCTCGCGAAACGCTATGAACTGCCGGTTATCCTGCATTCGCGCCGTACCCACGATAAACTCGCGATGCTCCTCAAACGCCATGCGCTGCCGTGTACCGGCGTAGTACATGGTTTCGCGGGGAGTCTGCAACAGGCGCAACGTTTTATCGATCTGGGTTACTGCATTGGCGTTGGCGGCACCATTACCTATCCACGTGCGCAGAAAACGCGCGACGTCATTGCGAAACTGCCGCTTTCTTCGCTGCTTCTGGAAACTGATGCGCCAGATATGCCGTTAAACGGCTGGCAGGGGCAACCGAACCGCCCGGAGCGCGTAAATGGCATTTTTGACGTGCTTTGTGAACTGCGCCCTGAGCCGCCAGACGTTATCGTAAATACAGTCCTTGAGAACACCCGCACGCGCTTTCCACGCCTTAAAATGTGA
- a CDS encoding NupC/NupG family nucleoside CNT transporter, translated as MQILMGLVGMLALLLIAVALSSNRKAINLRTVIGAWIIQVAIGALVLYVPAGRKVLLAMSQGVANVIAYGNDGISFLFGGLVSDKMFEVFGGGGFIFALRVLPVIVFFSSLIAVLYYLGIMQLVIRLLGGALRKVLKTSRTESLSATANIFVGQTEAPLVVRPYIATMTRSELFAVMCGGLASVAGSVLAGYAQMGVPLEYLIAASFMAAPGGLLFAKIIIPETEQPNDAPHLERAEHDPDRPSNVLDAAASGASAGMQLALNVGAMLLAFVALIALLNGMLSGIGGWFNHSELSLQLILGWVFSPVAWLIGVPWNESMVAGSFIGQKLIINEFVAYMNFGEYLKDDAAVAAAGLQVLSAHTKAIISFALCGFANLSSIAILIGGLGSMAPTRRHEVAQLGLKAVAAGTLSNLMSATIAGVFLAL; from the coding sequence ATGCAAATACTAATGGGGCTGGTGGGTATGCTGGCGCTACTGCTCATTGCGGTGGCGCTCTCCAGTAACAGAAAAGCCATTAACCTGCGAACCGTTATCGGCGCCTGGATAATTCAGGTGGCTATCGGAGCGTTGGTACTTTATGTACCGGCGGGTCGCAAGGTGCTGCTGGCGATGTCTCAGGGGGTCGCGAACGTTATTGCTTACGGCAACGACGGCATCTCGTTTCTTTTCGGCGGCCTGGTGTCGGACAAAATGTTCGAGGTCTTCGGCGGCGGCGGGTTTATCTTTGCGCTGCGCGTCCTGCCGGTTATCGTCTTTTTCTCCTCGCTGATTGCGGTGCTTTACTACTTAGGCATCATGCAACTGGTTATTCGCCTGCTGGGCGGCGCGCTGCGTAAGGTGTTGAAAACCTCACGTACCGAATCGCTCTCTGCAACGGCGAATATTTTTGTCGGCCAGACCGAAGCGCCGCTGGTGGTGCGTCCCTATATTGCGACCATGACCCGCTCCGAACTCTTCGCCGTCATGTGCGGCGGGCTGGCATCGGTCGCAGGCTCCGTCCTCGCAGGCTATGCGCAGATGGGCGTGCCGCTAGAATATCTTATCGCCGCGTCCTTTATGGCCGCGCCAGGCGGTCTGCTGTTTGCGAAAATCATTATTCCCGAAACCGAACAGCCCAACGACGCGCCGCATCTGGAGCGTGCAGAACACGATCCGGACCGCCCGTCGAACGTGCTGGACGCCGCGGCATCCGGCGCATCCGCAGGGATGCAGCTGGCGCTGAACGTCGGCGCAATGCTGCTGGCATTCGTCGCACTGATTGCATTACTTAACGGTATGCTCTCTGGCATCGGCGGCTGGTTTAACCATTCGGAGCTGTCGCTTCAGCTGATTCTCGGCTGGGTGTTCTCGCCGGTAGCCTGGCTTATCGGCGTGCCGTGGAATGAGTCGATGGTAGCGGGGTCGTTTATTGGTCAGAAACTCATCATCAATGAATTCGTGGCCTACATGAACTTCGGCGAATACCTGAAGGATGACGCGGCCGTCGCAGCGGCAGGGCTTCAGGTGCTTTCGGCACACACCAAGGCGATTATCTCTTTCGCGCTGTGCGGATTTGCTAACCTTTCTTCTATCGCCATCCTGATCGGCGGGCTGGGCAGCATGGCGCCGACTCGTCGTCATGAAGTCGCACAGCTCGGCCTCAAAGCCGTTGCAGCCGGCACGCTCTCGAACCTGATGAGCGCCACCATCGCCGGAGTGTTTCTGGCGCTGTAA
- the deoC gene encoding deoxyribose-phosphate aldolase, producing MTDLTKSSLRALQLMDLTTLNDDDTNEKVIALCHQAKTPAGNTAAVCIYPRFIPIARKTLNAQGTPDIRIATVTNFPHGNDDIDIALAETRAAIAYGADEVDVVFPYRALMAGNEQVGFDLVKACKDACAAANVLLKVIIETGELKEEALIRKASEIAIKAGADFIKTSTGKVPVNATPESARIMLEVIRDMGVAKTVGFKPAGGVRTAEDAAKYLAVADELLGADWADSRHYRFGASSLLASLLQALGHGDGKSASCY from the coding sequence ATGACTGATTTAACCAAAAGCAGCCTGCGTGCGCTGCAACTGATGGACCTCACCACCCTGAATGATGACGACACTAATGAAAAAGTGATCGCGTTATGTCATCAGGCGAAAACCCCGGCAGGCAACACCGCCGCGGTCTGCATCTACCCACGTTTTATCCCGATTGCCCGTAAGACCCTGAACGCTCAGGGGACGCCGGATATCCGTATCGCGACCGTGACCAACTTCCCGCACGGCAACGATGATATCGACATCGCGCTGGCAGAAACCCGCGCGGCTATCGCTTACGGCGCGGACGAAGTGGACGTGGTCTTTCCGTATCGCGCGCTGATGGCGGGCAACGAGCAGGTCGGTTTTGATCTGGTGAAAGCCTGTAAAGATGCCTGCGCGGCGGCGAACGTGCTGCTGAAAGTCATCATCGAAACCGGCGAGCTGAAAGAAGAGGCGCTGATTCGTAAAGCCTCGGAAATCGCCATTAAAGCGGGTGCCGATTTCATCAAAACCTCTACCGGTAAAGTGCCGGTGAACGCTACGCCGGAAAGCGCGCGCATCATGCTGGAAGTCATCCGCGATATGGGTGTGGCGAAAACCGTGGGCTTCAAACCGGCAGGCGGCGTACGTACCGCAGAAGACGCCGCCAAATACCTGGCCGTAGCGGATGAACTGCTGGGGGCCGACTGGGCCGATTCTCGTCACTACCGCTTTGGCGCCTCAAGCCTTCTGGCAAGCCTCCTTCAGGCACTCGGCCACGGCGACGGCAAGAGCGCCAGCTGCTATTAA
- the deoA gene encoding thymidine phosphorylase produces the protein MFLAQEIIRKKRDGHALSDEEIRFFINGIRDNTVSEGQIAALAMTIFFHDMTMPERVSLTMAMRDSGTVLDWKSLNLNGPVVDKHSTGGVGDVTSLMLGPMVAACGGYIPMISGRGLGHTGGTLDKLEAIPGFDIFPDDNRFRDIIKNTGVAIIGQTNSLAPADKRFYATRDITATVDSIPLITASILAKKLAEGLDALVMDVKVGSGAFMPTYALSEELAQAIVGVANGAGVRTTALLTDMNEVLASSAGNAVEVREAVQFLTGDYRNPRLLDVTMALCVEMLLSGGLAKDDAEARAKLQAVLDNGKAAEVFGRMVAAQSGPTDFVEHYDRYLPAATLSKAVYADRAGFITEMDTRALGMAVVSMGGGRRQASDTIDYSVGLTDMARLGEQVDGERPLAVIHAKSEASWQEAAAAVKAAIKVDDTAAKASPVVYRRISQ, from the coding sequence GTGTTCCTCGCTCAGGAAATTATTCGTAAAAAACGCGACGGCCACGCGCTCAGCGACGAAGAGATTCGCTTTTTTATTAACGGCATTCGCGACAACACCGTTTCCGAAGGACAGATCGCCGCGCTGGCGATGACGATTTTCTTTCACGATATGACGATGCCCGAGCGAGTCTCGCTGACGATGGCGATGCGCGATTCCGGCACCGTGCTGGACTGGAAAAGCCTGAACCTGAACGGTCCGGTCGTGGATAAACACTCCACGGGCGGCGTAGGCGACGTGACCTCGCTGATGCTCGGCCCGATGGTAGCGGCTTGCGGCGGTTATATTCCGATGATCTCCGGGCGCGGGCTGGGCCACACCGGCGGCACGCTCGATAAACTTGAAGCGATTCCGGGGTTTGATATTTTCCCGGACGACAATCGCTTTCGCGACATTATTAAAAACACAGGCGTCGCTATTATCGGCCAGACCAATTCGCTGGCGCCTGCGGATAAACGTTTTTACGCCACGCGCGATATCACGGCGACGGTTGATTCCATTCCGCTTATCACGGCCTCGATCCTCGCCAAAAAACTGGCGGAAGGGCTGGATGCGCTGGTGATGGACGTGAAGGTAGGCAGCGGGGCGTTTATGCCGACTTACGCGCTTTCTGAAGAACTCGCCCAGGCGATTGTCGGCGTGGCGAACGGGGCGGGCGTGCGCACCACGGCGCTGCTGACCGACATGAATGAAGTGCTGGCCTCCAGCGCCGGCAACGCGGTAGAAGTGCGCGAAGCAGTGCAATTCCTGACGGGCGATTATCGCAACCCGCGTCTGCTGGACGTCACAATGGCGCTCTGCGTCGAGATGCTGCTTTCCGGCGGGCTTGCCAAAGACGACGCCGAAGCGCGCGCTAAACTGCAGGCCGTACTGGATAACGGCAAAGCGGCAGAAGTATTTGGCCGCATGGTGGCAGCGCAAAGCGGCCCGACGGATTTTGTCGAGCATTACGACCGGTATTTGCCTGCCGCGACGCTCAGCAAGGCGGTGTATGCCGACCGCGCCGGTTTTATCACTGAAATGGACACCCGTGCATTGGGTATGGCGGTGGTTTCTATGGGCGGCGGCCGCCGTCAGGCATCCGACACCATCGACTACAGCGTCGGCCTGACCGATATGGCGCGCCTTGGAGAACAGGTCGACGGCGAACGCCCGCTGGCGGTTATCCACGCGAAGAGCGAGGCAAGCTGGCAGGAAGCGGCAGCTGCAGTGAAAGCGGCCATTAAAGTTGACGACACGGCGGCGAAAGCGTCACCGGTTGTCTATCGCAGAATCAGCCAATAA
- the deoB gene encoding phosphopentomutase: MKRAFIMVLDSFGIGATEDAERFGDAGSDTLGHIAEACAKGEADTGRKGPLHLPNLTKLGLAKAHEGATGFIPAGMDGNAEITGAYAWAHELSSGKDTPSGHWEIAGVPVLFDWGYFTDEKNSFPQELLDKLVERANLPGYLGNCHSSGTVILDELGEEHMKTGKPIFYTSADSVFQIACHEETFGLDRLYELCEIAREELTEGGYNIGRVIARPFVGDKAGNFQRTGNRHDLAVEPPSPVVLKKLVDEKGGHVVSVGKIADIYANMGITKKVKATGLDALFDATIKEMKEAGDNTIVFTNFVDFDSSWGHRRDVAGYAGGLELFDRRMPELLELVGEDDIIIFTADHGCDPTWKGTDHTREHIPVLVYGPKVKPGSLGHRETFADIGQTVAKYFGLSDMEYGKAMF; encoded by the coding sequence ATGAAACGTGCATTTATTATGGTGCTGGACTCCTTTGGTATTGGCGCAACGGAAGACGCGGAACGCTTCGGCGACGCGGGTTCTGACACCCTCGGCCACATCGCCGAGGCCTGCGCCAAAGGTGAAGCGGACACTGGCCGTAAAGGCCCTCTGCATCTGCCGAATCTGACGAAGCTGGGCCTTGCGAAGGCGCATGAAGGCGCCACTGGCTTTATTCCTGCCGGGATGGACGGCAATGCGGAAATCACTGGCGCGTACGCCTGGGCGCACGAGCTCTCTTCCGGTAAAGATACGCCGTCAGGCCACTGGGAAATCGCAGGTGTGCCGGTTCTGTTCGACTGGGGCTATTTCACCGACGAGAAAAACAGCTTCCCGCAGGAGCTGCTCGATAAACTGGTGGAACGCGCGAACCTGCCGGGCTATCTCGGTAACTGCCACTCCTCCGGTACGGTCATTCTGGATGAACTGGGCGAAGAGCATATGAAAACCGGCAAGCCGATTTTCTATACCTCTGCGGACTCCGTATTCCAGATAGCCTGCCACGAAGAGACGTTCGGCCTGGACAGACTCTATGAGCTGTGCGAGATCGCGCGTGAAGAGCTGACCGAAGGCGGCTATAACATCGGCCGTGTGATTGCGCGTCCGTTTGTGGGCGACAAAGCGGGCAACTTCCAGCGCACCGGCAACCGTCACGATCTGGCGGTTGAACCGCCGTCACCGGTCGTGCTGAAAAAACTGGTGGACGAGAAGGGCGGTCATGTTGTTTCTGTCGGTAAAATCGCGGACATCTACGCCAACATGGGCATCACCAAAAAAGTGAAAGCCACCGGGCTGGATGCGCTGTTTGATGCCACCATCAAAGAGATGAAAGAAGCAGGCGACAACACGATAGTCTTTACCAATTTCGTCGACTTTGACTCCTCGTGGGGCCATCGCCGCGACGTGGCAGGCTATGCGGGCGGCCTTGAGCTGTTCGACCGCCGCATGCCGGAACTGCTGGAGCTGGTAGGCGAAGATGACATTATTATCTTCACCGCTGACCACGGCTGCGACCCGACCTGGAAAGGCACCGACCACACCCGTGAACACATTCCGGTTCTGGTCTACGGCCCGAAAGTGAAACCGGGCTCGCTTGGCCATCGCGAGACGTTCGCCGATATCGGTCAGACCGTTGCCAAATATTTTGGCCTGTCTGATATGGAATACGGCAAGGCGATGTTCTGA
- the deoD gene encoding purine-nucleoside phosphorylase codes for MATPHINAEMGDFADVVLMPGDPLRAKHIAETFLEDVREVNNVRGMLGFTGTYKGRKISVMGHGMGIPSCSIYTKELITDFGVKKIIRVGSCGAVRADVKLRDVVIGMGACTDSKVNRLRFKDHDFAAIADFDMVRNAVDAAKALGVEARVGNIFSADLFYTPDPSMFDVMEKYGILGVEMEAAGIYGVAAEFGAKALTICTVSDHIRTHEQTTAAERQTTFNDMIKIALESVLLGDKA; via the coding sequence ATGGCAACCCCACATATTAACGCCGAGATGGGTGATTTCGCGGACGTCGTGCTGATGCCGGGCGACCCGCTGCGTGCGAAGCATATTGCAGAAACTTTCCTGGAAGACGTGCGCGAAGTAAACAACGTGCGCGGCATGCTGGGTTTCACCGGTACCTATAAAGGCCGTAAAATTTCCGTGATGGGCCACGGCATGGGTATCCCGTCCTGCTCCATCTACACCAAAGAGCTGATCACCGATTTTGGCGTGAAAAAAATCATCCGCGTGGGCTCCTGCGGCGCGGTACGTGCGGACGTTAAGCTTCGCGACGTGGTGATTGGTATGGGCGCGTGCACAGACTCTAAAGTGAACCGTCTGCGCTTTAAAGATCACGATTTCGCGGCTATCGCAGATTTCGACATGGTGCGTAACGCGGTTGACGCCGCCAAAGCGCTGGGCGTTGAAGCACGCGTCGGCAACATTTTCTCCGCTGATCTGTTCTACACGCCGGACCCGTCTATGTTTGACGTGATGGAAAAATACGGCATCCTGGGCGTAGAGATGGAAGCGGCAGGGATCTACGGCGTGGCAGCAGAGTTTGGCGCAAAAGCGCTGACCATCTGCACCGTGTCTGACCATATCCGCACCCACGAGCAGACCACGGCGGCAGAGCGCCAGACCACGTTTAACGACATGATCAAGATTGCCCTGGAATCCGTATTGCTGGGCGATAAAGCGTAA
- the lplA gene encoding lipoate--protein ligase LplA, whose amino-acid sequence MSSLRLLISDSYDPWFNLAVEECIFRQMPATQRVLFLWRNADTVVIGRAQNPWKECNTRRMEEDNVRLARRSSGGGAVFHDLGNTCFTFMAGKPEYDKSVSTTIVINALAQLGIPASASGRNDLVAETAEGPRKISGSAYRETVDRGFHHGTLLLNADLSRLANYLNPDKKKLQAKGITSVRGRVANLNDLKPGITHAQVCEAVMEAFFAYYGERVSAEVISPDAFPDLPGFAETFARQSSWAWNFGQAPAFTHQLDERFVWGGVELHFDVEKGHITRTQLFTDSLNPAPLEALASRLQGCVYQADVLKQTCEALVVDFPAHEAELHDVGEWMSQAVR is encoded by the coding sequence GTGTCCTCTTTACGCCTGCTCATTTCCGATTCTTACGATCCCTGGTTTAACCTGGCGGTGGAAGAGTGCATCTTCCGCCAGATGCCCGCCACCCAGCGCGTACTGTTCCTCTGGCGCAACGCCGATACCGTCGTCATTGGGCGCGCGCAGAATCCATGGAAAGAGTGCAATACACGCCGGATGGAGGAAGATAACGTCCGTCTCGCGCGGCGTAGCAGCGGCGGCGGCGCGGTTTTCCACGATCTCGGCAATACCTGCTTTACCTTTATGGCTGGCAAACCGGAATACGATAAAAGCGTTTCCACAACGATTGTGATTAACGCGCTGGCGCAACTTGGTATTCCGGCGTCGGCCTCCGGGCGTAACGATCTGGTGGCGGAGACCGCCGAAGGGCCGCGCAAAATCTCCGGCTCGGCGTACCGCGAGACCGTGGATCGCGGCTTTCACCACGGAACGCTGTTGCTGAACGCCGATTTAAGCCGTCTTGCGAATTACCTGAATCCGGATAAGAAAAAGCTTCAGGCGAAGGGGATCACTTCCGTGCGCGGACGCGTCGCCAATCTTAATGATTTGAAGCCGGGCATTACGCACGCGCAGGTATGCGAGGCGGTCATGGAGGCGTTTTTTGCTTATTACGGTGAGCGTGTGTCTGCCGAGGTGATATCGCCGGATGCCTTCCCGGATTTGCCAGGCTTTGCCGAGACCTTTGCCCGCCAGAGTAGCTGGGCGTGGAATTTCGGTCAGGCACCTGCGTTTACGCACCAGCTGGACGAGCGTTTTGTCTGGGGGGGCGTGGAGCTGCATTTCGACGTGGAAAAAGGGCATATCACCCGTACGCAGCTTTTTACCGATAGCCTCAACCCCGCCCCGCTGGAGGCGCTGGCGAGCCGGTTGCAGGGGTGTGTCTATCAGGCCGATGTGCTGAAGCAAACCTGCGAGGCGCTGGTGGTGGATTTTCCGGCGCATGAGGCAGAGCTTCATGACGTGGGCGAGTGGATGTCACAGGCGGTGCGGTAA
- a CDS encoding YtjB family periplasmic protein, translated as MARAKLKFRLHRAVIVLICLALLVALMQGASWFSQSHQQSRNIQMEELARTLARQVSYSVAPLIKGENPDEKRVGVILRQLTEESRILDASVYDQQGDLIARAGESVDVRDRLALDGKKAGSYFNEQIVQPVQDKSGPIGYLRLTLDTHSLPTEARQVDNTTNILRLMMLLALAIGIVLTRTLLQGKRTRWQQSPFLLTASKSVPEEESEPETPADDKRA; from the coding sequence ATGGCCCGGGCAAAACTCAAATTTCGGCTGCATCGCGCAGTGATTGTACTCATCTGTCTGGCATTGCTGGTGGCACTGATGCAGGGCGCATCCTGGTTTAGCCAAAGCCATCAGCAGTCGCGCAATATCCAGATGGAAGAGCTTGCCCGCACGCTGGCTCGCCAGGTGAGCTACAGCGTCGCGCCGCTTATCAAAGGCGAAAATCCGGATGAGAAACGCGTCGGCGTCATTTTGCGCCAGTTGACCGAAGAGAGCCGCATTCTGGATGCCAGCGTCTATGACCAGCAGGGCGACCTTATCGCCCGCGCGGGGGAGAGTGTCGATGTGCGTGACAGGCTCGCGCTCGACGGTAAAAAAGCGGGCAGCTATTTTAACGAACAAATCGTTCAGCCGGTGCAGGATAAAAGCGGCCCTATCGGCTATTTGCGGCTCACGCTGGATACGCATAGCCTGCCAACGGAGGCGCGTCAGGTGGACAACACCACCAATATTTTGCGCCTGATGATGTTGCTGGCGCTCGCCATCGGTATTGTCCTGACGCGTACGCTATTGCAGGGTAAACGTACCCGCTGGCAGCAGTCGCCGTTTTTGCTGACCGCCAGCAAATCAGTGCCGGAAGAAGAGAGCGAACCTGAGACGCCTGCGGACGACAAACGCGCCTGA
- the serB gene encoding phosphoserine phosphatase — translation MPNSLTWCDLPNEVSLWPGLPLSLSGDEVMPLDYHAGQSGWLLYGRGLNKQNLTQYQHKLGAAMVIVNAWCVEDYQVIRLAGSLTPRATRLAHDSGLDVAPLGKIPHLKTPGLLVMDMDSTAIQIECIDEIAKLAGTGDEVAEVTERAMRGELDFTASLKARVGTLKGADADILRQVRDVLPLMPGLTSLVLKLHALGWKVAIASGGFTFFAQYLQEKLHLDDVVANALTVEDGKLTGEVNGQIVDAQFKAQTLQRLAEKYAIPTGQTVAIGDGANDLPMIQTAGLGIAYHAKPKVNEKTEITIRHADLMGVFCILSGSLNQK, via the coding sequence ATGCCAAACAGTCTTACCTGGTGCGACCTGCCGAACGAGGTTTCTCTCTGGCCAGGATTGCCCCTTTCTTTAAGCGGTGATGAAGTGATGCCGCTGGATTATCACGCTGGCCAAAGCGGCTGGCTCCTGTACGGACGGGGTTTAAATAAGCAAAATCTGACCCAATATCAGCATAAGCTCGGCGCGGCGATGGTTATCGTTAACGCGTGGTGTGTGGAAGATTATCAGGTGATCCGTCTGGCCGGGTCGCTGACGCCGCGCGCGACGCGTCTGGCGCATGACTCCGGCCTTGATGTCGCGCCGCTTGGCAAAATCCCGCATCTGAAAACGCCCGGCCTGCTGGTGATGGACATGGATTCCACCGCTATCCAGATTGAATGTATCGATGAAATTGCAAAGCTTGCCGGAACCGGCGACGAAGTGGCTGAGGTCACCGAGCGCGCCATGCGCGGCGAGCTGGATTTCACGGCGAGCCTGAAAGCGCGCGTTGGCACGCTAAAAGGCGCAGACGCCGATATTCTGCGCCAGGTACGCGACGTGCTGCCGCTGATGCCGGGCCTGACCTCGCTGGTGCTGAAACTGCACGCGTTGGGCTGGAAAGTGGCGATTGCCTCCGGCGGCTTTACGTTCTTCGCGCAATATTTGCAGGAGAAACTGCATCTGGATGACGTGGTCGCAAACGCGCTGACGGTAGAAGACGGCAAGCTCACCGGTGAGGTGAACGGGCAAATCGTCGACGCCCAGTTCAAGGCGCAGACTCTGCAACGGCTCGCGGAAAAATATGCGATTCCGACGGGCCAGACTGTGGCGATTGGCGATGGCGCGAACGACCTGCCGATGATCCAGACGGCGGGGCTTGGCATTGCTTACCACGCCAAACCGAAAGTTAATGAAAAGACGGAAATCACTATCCGTCACGCTGACCTGATGGGGGTTTTCTGTATCCTTTCCGGCAGCCTGAACCAGAAATAA
- the radA gene encoding DNA repair protein RadA, translating into MAKAPKRAFVCNECGADYPRWQGQCSACHAWNTITEVRLAASPQAARNERLSGYAGNAGVAKVQKLSEISLEELPRFSTGFKEFDRVLGGGVVPGSAILIGGSPGAGKSTLLLQTLCKLAQQMKTLYVTGEESLQQVAMRAHRLGLPTTNLNMLSETSIEQICLIAEEEQPKLMVIDSIQVMHMADVQSSPGSVAQVRETAAYLTRFAKTRGVAIVMVGHVTKDGSLAGPKVLEHCIDCSVLLDGDADSRFRTLRSHKNRFGAVNELGVFAMTEQGLREVSNPSAIFLSRGDEVTSGSSVMVVWEGTRPLLVEIQALVDQSMMANPRRVAVGLEQNRLAILLAVLHRHGGLQMADQDVFVNVVGGVKVTETSADLALLLAMVSSLRDRPLPQDLVVFGEVGLAGEIRPVPSGQERISEAAKHGFRRAIVPAANVPKKVPEGMQIFGVKKLADALSVFDDL; encoded by the coding sequence GTGGCGAAAGCTCCAAAACGCGCATTTGTCTGTAACGAGTGTGGTGCGGATTATCCGCGCTGGCAGGGGCAGTGCAGCGCCTGTCATGCCTGGAATACCATCACGGAAGTGCGTCTCGCCGCCTCGCCGCAAGCGGCGCGCAATGAACGTCTCTCCGGCTATGCGGGCAACGCGGGCGTAGCCAAAGTGCAGAAGCTCTCCGAGATAAGCCTGGAAGAACTGCCGCGCTTCTCCACCGGCTTTAAAGAGTTCGACCGCGTACTGGGCGGCGGCGTGGTGCCGGGCAGCGCGATTCTGATTGGCGGTAGCCCCGGCGCCGGGAAATCAACGCTGTTGCTGCAAACGCTTTGTAAGCTCGCGCAGCAGATGAAAACGCTCTATGTCACCGGTGAAGAGTCGCTGCAACAGGTGGCGATGCGCGCGCACCGTCTGGGCCTGCCGACCACGAATCTCAACATGCTTTCCGAAACCAGCATCGAGCAGATTTGCCTTATTGCGGAAGAAGAACAGCCGAAGCTGATGGTCATCGACTCCATTCAGGTGATGCATATGGCGGACGTGCAGTCGTCGCCAGGCAGCGTCGCCCAGGTGCGTGAAACCGCCGCCTATTTGACGCGCTTTGCGAAAACCCGCGGCGTGGCGATTGTCATGGTCGGTCACGTTACAAAAGATGGGTCGCTCGCAGGCCCGAAAGTGCTGGAGCACTGTATCGACTGCTCCGTGCTGCTGGATGGCGACGCCGACTCGCGTTTTCGCACGCTGCGCAGCCACAAGAACCGCTTCGGCGCGGTCAATGAGCTTGGCGTCTTCGCGATGACAGAGCAGGGGCTGCGTGAAGTCAGCAACCCGTCCGCTATTTTCTTAAGCCGCGGCGATGAAGTGACCTCCGGCAGCTCGGTGATGGTGGTCTGGGAAGGCACGCGCCCGCTTCTGGTGGAAATCCAGGCGCTGGTGGATCAGTCGATGATGGCAAACCCCAGACGTGTGGCGGTGGGCCTTGAGCAAAACCGGCTGGCGATTCTGCTTGCCGTGCTGCATCGCCACGGCGGCTTGCAGATGGCGGATCAGGATGTGTTTGTTAACGTCGTGGGCGGCGTGAAGGTCACTGAAACCAGCGCAGACCTGGCGCTGCTGCTGGCGATGGTGTCAAGCCTGCGCGATCGTCCGCTGCCACAGGATCTGGTAGTGTTTGGCGAAGTGGGCCTGGCCGGTGAAATCCGCCCAGTGCCAAGCGGGCAGGAACGTATCTCTGAGGCCGCGAAACACGGTTTTCGTCGCGCTATCGTCCCGGCGGCTAACGTGCCGAAAAAGGTGCCGGAAGGCATGCAGATTTTCGGTGTGAAAAAGCTCGCGGATGCGCTATCTGTCTTTGACGACTTATAA